One Candidatus Thermoplasmatota archaeon DNA segment encodes these proteins:
- a CDS encoding arsenate reductase ArsC — protein sequence MNKILFVCEGNAARSQLAEGFLNNSSLNLKAKSAGVKPAGFVAQKAILVMKEKGIDISKQKSKALTEKDLEWADLVITLCEASKGLYNLIPTNKKIINWDIEDPRGQSLEFYRRVRDKIDEKVKELISSLEAKAL from the coding sequence ATGAATAAAATATTATTTGTATGCGAAGGTAACGCAGCGCGTAGCCAGCTCGCCGAAGGCTTTCTTAACAACTCTTCTCTAAACTTAAAGGCAAAAAGCGCGGGTGTAAAGCCTGCAGGGTTTGTTGCCCAGAAAGCAATTTTAGTAATGAAAGAAAAAGGAATTGATATCAGTAAGCAGAAGTCTAAAGCTCTCACTGAGAAGGACTTAGAATGGGCCGATCTGGTTATAACTTTATGCGAAGCTAGTAAAGGTCTTTACAATTTAATACCGACAAACAAAAAAATAATTAACTGGGATATTGAAGATCCGAGAGGGCAATCTTTAGAGTTCTATCGTAGAGTCAGAGATAAGATTGACGAAAAAGTTAAAGAATTAATATCAAGCCTCGAGGCTAAAGCGCTATGA
- the purC gene encoding phosphoribosylaminoimidazolesuccinocarboxamide synthase — MRLIKKGKVKEVYEVDDKELEFLFTDNISVFDKIIPSKIPFKGETLCRTSAYWFRVAENLGMKTHFIKLIAPNRLRVKRVDVIKDYKKISNSSKNYLIPLEFVCRYYVAGSLFDRIKSGEIKPEGLGFEKNYEVKYGDKLPTPFFEVTTKLEKVDRELELREALKMSGLSKEEYNEIKEIFLKIDEKMNEEVEQRGLIHVDGKKEFAFDENRELMVIDTFGTADEDRFWDAEKYKEGKFVELSKEFVRQYYRKIGYYDKLMDARKKGLPEPDILPLPREIIQKVSRLYIDLFERITGEKLR; from the coding sequence ATGAGATTAATAAAGAAAGGTAAAGTTAAGGAAGTATACGAAGTTGATGATAAAGAGCTTGAGTTTTTATTTACCGATAATATTTCAGTTTTCGATAAAATAATACCTTCCAAGATACCTTTTAAAGGAGAGACGCTTTGCAGAACTAGCGCGTACTGGTTTAGGGTTGCAGAAAATCTGGGAATGAAAACTCATTTTATTAAGTTAATTGCGCCAAACAGACTTAGAGTGAAAAGAGTTGATGTGATTAAGGATTATAAAAAAATAAGCAACAGCTCCAAAAACTACCTGATTCCATTAGAATTTGTTTGTAGATACTATGTTGCAGGCTCTCTGTTTGATAGGATAAAAAGTGGAGAGATTAAGCCTGAGGGTCTGGGATTTGAAAAAAATTACGAGGTAAAGTATGGCGATAAATTGCCAACACCCTTTTTTGAAGTAACAACGAAACTGGAAAAGGTAGATCGCGAGCTAGAGCTCAGAGAGGCTTTGAAAATGTCAGGCCTTTCTAAAGAAGAATACAATGAGATTAAAGAGATATTTTTGAAGATAGATGAAAAAATGAATGAGGAGGTAGAGCAGAGAGGTCTCATACATGTTGATGGTAAAAAAGAGTTTGCGTTTGATGAAAATAGAGAGCTGATGGTAATAGATACTTTTGGTACTGCTGACGAAGACAGATTCTGGGATGCTGAGAAATATAAAGAAGGAAAATTTGTTGAGCTCAGCAAAGAGTTTGTAAGGCAGTATTATAGGAAGATAGGGTATTACGATAAGCTTATGGACGCTAGAAAAAAAGGGCTGCCCGAGCCCGATATTCTGCCATTACCTCGCGAGATTATTCAAAAGGTGAGCAGGCTTTATATTGATTTGTTCGAAAGAATAACAGGTGAAAAACTCAGATAG
- a CDS encoding formate--phosphoribosylaminoimidazolecarboxamide ligase: MVVKEEIIKKLKNYDQDNITIATLGSHSALNIFKGAKEEGFKTVCICKKGDEIVYKSFPLADEIILVNDFKELLNDNIQRRLRKLNTILIPHGSFNAYISTEDINEKLYVPLFGNRELLDWETNREKQRDWLKRSGLKIPDYFSSPEDINKLVMVKFQGARGGRGYFLTQSAIGFYRKGKEMIERGFLTDKDLKEAQIQEYIMGVNIYPLYFRSVLKNEVEFFGVDKRYESFADNIGRIPADEQILLTINPTYTIVGNTPVTVRESLLPEFIKMGNAVVEQSEKIAKPGIIGPFCLETVVTENLEIVTFEISARIVAGANVGIGTSPYTYLKYGEGMYMGRRIAIEIKEAIKSNRLEEIVT, translated from the coding sequence ATGGTAGTAAAAGAAGAAATAATTAAAAAGCTAAAAAATTACGATCAAGATAATATTACAATAGCTACTTTAGGTTCTCATTCTGCGCTAAATATTTTCAAAGGTGCTAAAGAAGAAGGTTTTAAAACAGTTTGTATTTGTAAAAAAGGTGATGAGATAGTTTACAAGAGTTTCCCTCTGGCTGATGAAATTATTTTAGTTAACGATTTTAAAGAGCTTTTAAACGATAATATTCAGAGAAGGCTACGCAAATTAAATACTATTCTTATACCACACGGCTCTTTTAATGCTTATATTAGCACTGAGGATATAAACGAAAAATTATATGTGCCTTTGTTCGGCAATCGCGAGCTATTAGATTGGGAAACTAACCGTGAAAAACAGAGGGATTGGCTAAAGAGGAGCGGCTTAAAAATACCTGACTATTTCAGCTCGCCTGAAGATATAAATAAACTGGTTATGGTTAAATTTCAAGGTGCTCGCGGCGGCAGAGGCTATTTCCTAACGCAATCAGCTATAGGATTTTATAGAAAAGGTAAAGAAATGATAGAGAGAGGCTTTCTTACAGATAAAGATTTAAAAGAAGCGCAAATTCAAGAATATATAATGGGAGTGAATATCTATCCTCTTTATTTTAGATCTGTTCTGAAGAACGAAGTTGAGTTTTTCGGTGTAGATAAAAGGTATGAGAGTTTCGCAGATAATATTGGAAGAATACCTGCGGATGAGCAAATACTGCTTACAATCAATCCAACTTATACTATTGTAGGCAATACTCCTGTTACTGTAAGGGAGTCTCTGCTGCCTGAGTTTATTAAAATGGGAAATGCGGTTGTAGAGCAATCTGAGAAAATAGCGAAGCCAGGTATTATAGGACCTTTCTGCTTAGAAACTGTGGTTACAGAAAATTTAGAAATTGTAACTTTTGAAATTTCTGCTAGAATAGTTGCAGGCGCAAACGTAGGTATAGGCACATCACCTTACACCTATCTAAAATATGGTGAAGGGATGTATATGGGCAGAAGAATAGCAATAGAAATAAAAGAAGCGATAAAATCAAATAGATTAGAAGAGATTGTAACATAG
- the larB gene encoding nickel pincer cofactor biosynthesis protein LarB: MAELNLTTEDVLKKLAERKITIKEAKKHLAVLAIEKIKNAYLDVHRKYRTGVPEIVYGAGKEEKEIIEAVKILLRRNDYALVTRLNNPERFKSKLKEFDVDCNRRAKTLLVKKKSYKFPKVGRVGILAAGTVDVSVAEEAKVAAEVMGCEVISAYDVGIAGLHRVIEPLKEMLEKNVSAIIVVAGMEGALPSIVASLIDIPVIGVPTSVGYGVGEKGLGALTTMLQTCSPGLAVVNIDNGVGAGIFAGLIARKARG; the protein is encoded by the coding sequence ATGGCTGAGCTAAATCTTACTACAGAAGATGTGCTGAAAAAACTTGCAGAGAGGAAAATAACTATTAAGGAAGCTAAAAAACATCTTGCGGTACTTGCTATTGAGAAGATTAAAAATGCGTATTTAGATGTTCATAGAAAATATCGTACAGGGGTACCTGAAATAGTATACGGCGCGGGCAAAGAAGAGAAAGAAATTATAGAAGCTGTGAAAATATTACTGAGAAGGAATGATTATGCTTTGGTTACAAGATTGAATAATCCAGAGAGGTTCAAAAGCAAGCTTAAGGAATTCGATGTTGATTGTAATAGGAGAGCTAAAACATTACTCGTAAAGAAAAAGAGCTACAAATTTCCAAAAGTTGGACGAGTGGGTATTTTAGCAGCAGGTACTGTAGATGTATCTGTGGCTGAAGAGGCAAAGGTTGCTGCTGAGGTTATGGGCTGCGAAGTAATATCAGCTTATGATGTCGGAATTGCAGGTCTGCATCGTGTTATAGAACCTTTAAAAGAAATGCTCGAAAAAAACGTATCTGCTATTATAGTAGTAGCTGGCATGGAAGGCGCTTTGCCTTCTATTGTAGCAAGTCTTATAGATATTCCTGTGATAGGAGTACCAACATCTGTTGGTTATGGTGTTGGTGAAAAAGGTTTAGGAGCACTTACAACAATGCTACAGACATGCTCTCCCGGTTTAGCAGTTGTTAATATTGATAACGGTGTTGGGGCAGGTATATTTGCAGGATTAATTGCAAGAAAAGCAAGAGGTTAA
- the purE gene encoding 5-(carboxyamino)imidazole ribonucleotide mutase yields MSEVMIILGSASDKEIAIKCTEILKKFGIGYEVAVASAHRTPERVKEIVEKSNAKVFIAIAGLAAALPGVVAAHTTKPVIGVPVSGKVPLASLLSIVQMPAGIPVACVGVDNSENAALLAAEILALQNEEISKKLVLYRQELEKKVEESAKLEKL; encoded by the coding sequence ATGAGTGAAGTAATGATAATCCTGGGAAGCGCATCAGATAAAGAAATTGCAATTAAATGCACGGAGATATTGAAAAAATTTGGTATAGGTTATGAGGTTGCAGTAGCCTCTGCTCATCGTACCCCTGAAAGAGTAAAAGAAATAGTTGAGAAGAGCAATGCAAAAGTCTTTATTGCAATTGCAGGTTTAGCAGCTGCTTTACCAGGAGTTGTAGCTGCACATACTACAAAACCAGTAATTGGTGTTCCGGTTTCAGGTAAAGTGCCTCTTGCCTCTCTTCTCTCAATAGTGCAAATGCCTGCTGGTATACCAGTAGCTTGCGTTGGCGTAGATAATAGCGAAAACGCAGCGTTGCTAGCAGCTGAAATACTTGCACTTCAAAACGAAGAAATAAGTAAAAAATTAGTGCTCTATAGGCAAGAGCTGGAGAAGAAAGTGGAAGAATCTGCAAAATTAGAAAAATTATAG
- the queA gene encoding tRNA preQ1(34) S-adenosylmethionine ribosyltransferase-isomerase QueA: MKLSEFDYYLPKELIAQVPVEPRDNSKLMVIRREKTKHRIFYDIVDELDSGDTLVLNDTKVIPAKLVGKKTTGGKVELLILDKLNSNKYKALVKGKKIRAGLEIGFENCIVGRVEKQIAEGEFVIELNRKLDLAKIGRMPLPPYIKKELNDQSRYNTVYAKHEGSVAAPTSGLHFTKELLKRIEKKCNLAYITLHIGPGTFMPIRAENITQHKLEKEWFRVTKENAELINGTSGKLVAVGTTVIKALESAYKNGKLQACEGWSDLFIYPGYKFKSGISALLTNFHLPKSTVLLLTCAFAGRERILRAYKEAIKNGYRFYSFGDAMLIL, encoded by the coding sequence ATGAAACTCTCAGAGTTTGATTATTATTTACCTAAAGAGCTTATTGCCCAAGTGCCAGTTGAGCCTAGAGATAATTCAAAATTAATGGTAATAAGAAGAGAAAAGACTAAGCATAGAATATTTTACGATATTGTTGATGAGCTTGACTCGGGGGATACTTTAGTACTGAATGATACGAAAGTAATTCCTGCAAAGCTTGTTGGTAAAAAAACTACTGGTGGTAAAGTGGAGCTCTTGATTTTGGATAAGCTTAACTCGAATAAATATAAAGCTCTGGTTAAGGGGAAGAAGATTAGAGCTGGTCTTGAAATAGGGTTTGAGAACTGTATTGTGGGGAGGGTGGAAAAACAAATTGCAGAAGGGGAATTTGTTATTGAGTTGAATCGGAAGTTAGATCTAGCTAAAATTGGTAGAATGCCTCTGCCACCGTATATTAAAAAAGAATTAAATGATCAAAGTAGGTACAACACAGTTTATGCAAAACACGAAGGCTCTGTTGCAGCGCCAACTTCAGGGCTACATTTTACTAAAGAATTATTAAAAAGAATAGAGAAAAAATGCAATCTTGCATACATTACCCTCCATATTGGTCCCGGGACGTTTATGCCAATAAGGGCAGAAAATATTACCCAGCATAAGTTAGAAAAGGAATGGTTTAGAGTTACTAAAGAAAACGCGGAGCTCATTAATGGTACAAGTGGGAAATTGGTTGCTGTGGGAACTACTGTTATAAAAGCACTGGAAAGCGCATATAAAAATGGTAAGCTCCAAGCTTGCGAAGGCTGGAGCGATTTGTTTATCTATCCGGGTTATAAATTCAAGTCTGGTATCAGCGCTCTACTCACTAACTTCCACCTGCCTAAATCTACCGTTCTGTTACTTACTTGCGCATTTGCAGGCAGGGAGAGAATTCTTAGAGCTTATAAAGAGGCAATAAAAAATGGATATAGATTCTATTCGTTTGGGGACGCAATGCTGATACTATAA
- a CDS encoding amidohydrolase family protein → MKIYNAKILYGEDFELIEGSLEIKNGSISRIREGNATGDFNAKGSIIIPSFINAHVHLLDALGKDLWYGKTLDELVRPPNSLKHKLLKKPESKIKSAASAAVKEMLMSGTTYYCEFSNIPKISTEILKISRMDGKILYEPIEVMDDNEVWENILDNALVKNILKVASECEGLGISGVCEFSDAILQKLASLSKYFALHAAEHKISQERSIRQTGRTEIERAVKIKPKFLVHLTHPLKNDLTLLEKNKIPVICCPRANAVLNVGSPPIPQLLRNKVLVALGTDNVMLTSPDILRELEFVAKLWPELEPRTILKLVTVNPAKIFGLNKGVAQEGKDADLILLKPLENLEYSHDIVASIIHRATQRNIWKVYYKGRAIYG, encoded by the coding sequence ATGAAAATTTACAATGCGAAAATATTGTACGGCGAAGATTTTGAACTGATAGAAGGTTCTCTAGAAATTAAAAACGGCTCTATATCCAGGATTAGGGAAGGCAACGCTACAGGAGACTTTAACGCTAAAGGCTCAATTATTATACCTAGTTTCATTAATGCTCATGTGCACTTGCTCGATGCACTTGGAAAAGACTTGTGGTATGGTAAAACTCTAGATGAACTTGTACGCCCTCCTAACAGCTTGAAGCACAAATTACTAAAGAAGCCTGAGTCAAAAATAAAATCAGCTGCTAGCGCTGCGGTTAAAGAAATGCTTATGAGTGGCACTACTTATTATTGCGAGTTTTCTAATATTCCTAAAATATCAACTGAAATTTTGAAAATCTCAAGAATGGATGGTAAAATTTTGTACGAGCCTATAGAAGTTATGGACGACAATGAGGTATGGGAAAATATTCTAGATAATGCGCTTGTAAAAAATATATTGAAAGTCGCAAGTGAATGCGAGGGTCTAGGAATAAGCGGTGTGTGCGAGTTTTCTGATGCTATACTTCAAAAACTTGCTTCGCTATCAAAATATTTTGCACTCCACGCTGCAGAGCATAAAATTTCGCAAGAGCGCTCTATCAGACAAACTGGCAGAACGGAAATTGAGCGCGCGGTTAAAATAAAACCTAAATTTCTTGTACATCTCACCCATCCTTTAAAAAACGATTTAACCCTTCTCGAAAAAAACAAAATACCAGTTATATGCTGTCCTAGAGCGAACGCAGTTTTAAATGTTGGCTCTCCACCAATACCGCAACTGTTGAGAAACAAAGTTTTAGTTGCGTTAGGCACAGATAACGTTATGCTGACCTCGCCAGACATTCTCAGAGAGCTTGAGTTTGTAGCAAAACTCTGGCCAGAGCTTGAGCCCCGAACTATCCTTAAACTTGTTACTGTTAATCCTGCTAAAATTTTCGGACTCAATAAAGGAGTAGCACAAGAAGGCAAAGACGCAGATTTGATTTTATTAAAACCTTTAGAGAACCTCGAATATTCTCACGATATTGTTGCGTCAATAATTCATCGCGCTACTCAAAGAAATATATGGAAAGTGTATTATAAAGGAAGAGCGATATATGGCTAA
- a CDS encoding L-threonylcarbamoyladenylate synthase, translated as MAKKTIVLKITPKKIELNKIKKAAEIIKKGGIVAFPTETVYGLGANALNAKAVLKIFRAKKRPADNPIIVHVYNKEDIYRLAKHVPKEAEKLISKFWPGPLTLLLKKSKIVPYTTTGGLDTVCIRMPSHAIAQALIKESKTPIAAPSANLAGRPSPTTAEHVLEDLNGKIDAIIDGGRTKVGLESTVLDLTSEVPTVLRPGGVSLEELENVLGAVKLHRLAKAEYEIESAVALSPGMKYRHYAPKAKMILVEGSKEKIIKKTQQIAEEYSDKKVGVLSFSGYEYKVAITKFLGKDLKEAARKLFTTLREFDIENVDMIIAEGCGTKGIGLAIMNRLRKACGYNIIRV; from the coding sequence ATGGCTAAAAAAACCATTGTACTGAAAATCACTCCTAAAAAAATAGAGCTTAACAAAATAAAAAAAGCTGCAGAGATTATTAAAAAAGGTGGCATAGTTGCTTTTCCTACAGAAACAGTCTATGGCTTGGGTGCAAATGCTTTAAACGCCAAAGCGGTCTTGAAAATATTTAGAGCGAAGAAAAGGCCTGCAGATAATCCTATAATAGTGCACGTATACAACAAAGAGGATATTTATAGACTCGCTAAACACGTGCCTAAAGAGGCAGAAAAATTAATTTCTAAATTTTGGCCAGGACCACTAACACTTCTACTGAAAAAATCCAAAATAGTACCATATACAACAACAGGAGGTTTAGATACTGTATGCATCAGAATGCCCTCTCACGCTATTGCGCAAGCTTTAATTAAAGAATCAAAAACGCCTATTGCAGCTCCTTCAGCTAATCTCGCAGGTAGGCCAAGTCCTACAACTGCAGAGCATGTGTTAGAAGATTTAAATGGAAAAATAGATGCAATTATAGATGGCGGTAGAACGAAAGTAGGTTTAGAGTCTACAGTTCTAGATTTAACCTCCGAGGTGCCTACAGTGCTACGACCTGGTGGCGTTAGTCTAGAAGAGTTGGAAAATGTTTTAGGTGCTGTTAAATTGCATAGACTTGCTAAAGCAGAATATGAGATAGAGAGCGCTGTCGCTTTATCGCCAGGTATGAAATATCGCCATTATGCACCTAAAGCTAAGATGATATTAGTTGAAGGTAGTAAAGAAAAAATTATTAAAAAAACTCAGCAGATTGCTGAAGAATACAGTGATAAAAAAGTAGGAGTCCTTTCTTTCAGTGGCTATGAATATAAAGTTGCTATTACTAAATTTTTAGGAAAGGATTTGAAAGAAGCGGCTAGAAAATTATTCACTACGCTTAGAGAATTTGATATTGAAAATGTAGATATGATAATTGCGGAAGGCTGTGGTACGAAAGGTATAGGGCTTGCGATAATGAACCGATTGAGAAAGGCTTGCGGATATAATATTATAAGGGTGTAA